The following coding sequences are from one Oncorhynchus clarkii lewisi isolate Uvic-CL-2024 chromosome 20, UVic_Ocla_1.0, whole genome shotgun sequence window:
- the LOC139375623 gene encoding manganese-dependent ADP-ribose/CDP-alcohol diphosphatase, with the protein MTTGMENCDKPLFTFGIIADIQYADIDDGFNFKRSRKRYYRNSLRLLHNAQKRWSADTVKPRFILQLGDIIDGFNKRHDASERALETVMKEFDSSPVEVHHVWGNHEFYNFSRDTLMRSVLNSTTDSEAGGGHLSSCEIYAYHFSPAPKYRFVVLDAYDVSLLGREESSLKYQQAIAILNAHNDNEDLNHPPAPVGMEQRFVKFNGGFSQDQLDWLEGVLSLADNKLERVTIVSHLPIHPSSTDPICLAWNYDALLSILQAHKSVVCFMAGHDHDGGYHRDDSGVHYLTLEGVIETPPDSDAFGTVSVYEDRMFLKGYGRMSDRILMYP; encoded by the exons ATGACAACCGGAATGGAGAACTGCGACAAACCACTGTTTACATTTGGAATAATCGCAGACATTCAATACGCCGACATAGATGATGGTTTCAATTTCAAACGCTCAAGGAAACGATACTACAGGAACAGTCTTCGCCTATTGCACAATGCACAGAAAAGGTGGAGCGCGGATACTGTCAAACCCCGGTTCATCCTTCAGCTCGGTGACATTATCGATGGCTTCAACAAGAGGCACGACGCATCAGAGCGAGCCCTGGAAACGGTGATGAAAGAGTTTGACTCCTCTCCGGTTGAAGTCCACCACGTTTGGGGAAACCATGAGTTTTATAACTTTAGCAGAGACACCCTAATGCGGTCGGTTCTCAATAGTACTACAGATTCTGAAGCAGGAGGGGGGCATCTCAGCAGCTGTGAAATCTATGCTTATCATTTCAGTCCAGCCCCCAAATACCGATTTGTCGTTTTGGATGCCTATGATGTGAGCCTACTAGGGAGAGAGGAGTCCAGTCTGAAATACCAGCAGGCTATTGCTATTTTAAACGCCCACAATGACAATGAAGATCTGAACCATCCCCCAG CACCTGTGGGGATGGAGCAAAGGTTTGTGAAGTTCAATGGAGGATTCAGTCAAGATCAGCTGGACTGGCTGGAAGGAGTTTTGTCGTTGGCAGACAACAAACTGGAGAGGGTCACCATTGTCA GCCATCTCCCTATCCACCCCAGCTCTACAGATCCTATCTGCCTAGCCTGGAACTACGATGCGCTGCTCTCCATACTCCAGGCCCATAAGAGTGTAGTCTGCTTCATGGCAGGACATGACCATGATGGAGGCTATCACAGAGATGACTCCGGAGTGCACTACCTCACACTGGAGGGGGTGATAGAGACCCCCCCGGACAGTGATGCCTTTGGTACAGTCTCTGTGTATGAGGACAGAATGTTTTTAAAGGGATATGGAAGGATGTCTGATAGAATACTGATGTATCCATGA
- the LOC139376661 gene encoding dual specificity mitogen-activated protein kinase kinase 4b isoform X2 — MASPSSNSNSTTSNSNIAGSTSHHHHPQTQHMTTVSNMQEINTCWRCQNETGKRKALKLNFANPPVKPATRLPLNPSPSTAPSFQNPHIERMRTHSIESSGKLKISTENACDFTAEDLRDLGEIGRGAYGSVNKMQHKPSGQIMAVKRIRSTVDEKEQKQLLMDLDVVMRSSDCLYIVQFYGALFREGDCWICMELMSTSFDKFYKYVYCSLDDVIPEEILGKITLATVKALNHLKENLKIIHRDIKPSNILMDRNGNIKLCDFGISGQLVDSIAKTRDAGCRPYMAPERIDPSASRQGYDVRSDVWSLGITLYELATGRFPYPKWNSVFDQLTQVVKGEPPQLCNSEDRQFSPKFINFVNLCLTKDESKRPKYKELLKHPFILMYEERCVDVASYVCRILDQIPASPISPMYLD, encoded by the exons ATGGCGTCTCCCAGTTCCAACAGCAACTCAACAACCTCCAACAGCAACATCGCAGGATCCACCTCGCACCATCATCACCCGCAAACACAACACATGACCACCGTCAGCAACATGCAAG AAATCAACACGTGCTGGAGGTGTCAAAACGAAACAG gTAAACGTAAAGCCCTGAAGCTGAACTTCGCCAACCCTCCAGTGAAGCCAGCTACCAGGTTGCCCCTCAATCCCTCACCTTCAACTGCCCCCTCCTTCCAGAACCCACACAT AGAGCGTATGAGGACACACAGTATCGAGTCGTCGGGGAAGCTGAAGATTTCTACAGAGAATGCCTGTGACTTCACGGccgaggacctgagggacctggGGGAGATCGGCCGCGGGGCCTACGGCTCCGTCAACAAGATGCAGCACAAACCCAGTGGACAGATCATGGCCGTCAAG AGGATCCGTTCCACGGTGGATGAGAAGGAACAGAAGCAGCTGCTGATGGATCTAGACGTGGTGATGAGGAGTAGTGACTGTCTCTATATCGTCCAGTTTTACGGAGCTCTCTTCAGAGAG GGCGACTGTTGGATATGTATGGAACTAATGTCTACCTCATTCGACAAATTCTACAAATATGTATATTGTTCGTTAGATGACGTCATTCCAGAGGAAATATTAGGCAAAATCACATTAGCA ACCGTTAAAGCACTGAACCACTTAaaagaaaacttgaaaataattCACAGAG ACATCAAACCTTCCAACATTCTCATGGATCGTAACGGCAACATCAAGTTGTGTGACTTTGGCATCAGCGGCCAGCTGGTGGACTCAATAGCCAAGACCAGAGACGCAGGCTGCAGACCCTACATGGCG CCGGAGAGGATAGACCCCAGTGCTTCCAGACAAGGCTACGACGTCCGATCAGACGTGTGGAGTTTGGGGATAACCCTG TATGAGCTTGCCACCGGCAGGTTCCCCTACCCCAAGTGGAATAGTGTGTTTGATCAGCTGACCCAGGTGGTGAAGGGCGAGCCGCCCCAGCTCTGCAACTCTGAAGACAGGCAGTTCTCCCCCAAGTTCATCAACTTTGTCAACTTATG CCTTACAAAGGATGAGTCAAAACGGCCAAAGTACAAGGAGCTCCTG AAACACCCGTTCATCCTGATGTACGAGGAGAGGTGTGTGGATGTGGCCAGTTACGTGTGTCGCATCCTGGACCAGATCCCAGCGTCCCCCATCTCACCCATGTACCTGGACTGA
- the LOC139376661 gene encoding dual specificity mitogen-activated protein kinase kinase 4b isoform X1 — translation MASPSSNSNSTTSNSNIAGSTSHHHHPQTQHMTTVSNMQEINTCWRCQNETGFQISLSGVPQSKRKALKLNFANPPVKPATRLPLNPSPSTAPSFQNPHIERMRTHSIESSGKLKISTENACDFTAEDLRDLGEIGRGAYGSVNKMQHKPSGQIMAVKRIRSTVDEKEQKQLLMDLDVVMRSSDCLYIVQFYGALFREGDCWICMELMSTSFDKFYKYVYCSLDDVIPEEILGKITLATVKALNHLKENLKIIHRDIKPSNILMDRNGNIKLCDFGISGQLVDSIAKTRDAGCRPYMAPERIDPSASRQGYDVRSDVWSLGITLYELATGRFPYPKWNSVFDQLTQVVKGEPPQLCNSEDRQFSPKFINFVNLCLTKDESKRPKYKELLKHPFILMYEERCVDVASYVCRILDQIPASPISPMYLD, via the exons ATGGCGTCTCCCAGTTCCAACAGCAACTCAACAACCTCCAACAGCAACATCGCAGGATCCACCTCGCACCATCATCACCCGCAAACACAACACATGACCACCGTCAGCAACATGCAAG AAATCAACACGTGCTGGAGGTGTCAAAACGAAACAG GGTTTCAGATAAGCCTGTCTGGAGTGCCCCAAA gTAAACGTAAAGCCCTGAAGCTGAACTTCGCCAACCCTCCAGTGAAGCCAGCTACCAGGTTGCCCCTCAATCCCTCACCTTCAACTGCCCCCTCCTTCCAGAACCCACACAT AGAGCGTATGAGGACACACAGTATCGAGTCGTCGGGGAAGCTGAAGATTTCTACAGAGAATGCCTGTGACTTCACGGccgaggacctgagggacctggGGGAGATCGGCCGCGGGGCCTACGGCTCCGTCAACAAGATGCAGCACAAACCCAGTGGACAGATCATGGCCGTCAAG AGGATCCGTTCCACGGTGGATGAGAAGGAACAGAAGCAGCTGCTGATGGATCTAGACGTGGTGATGAGGAGTAGTGACTGTCTCTATATCGTCCAGTTTTACGGAGCTCTCTTCAGAGAG GGCGACTGTTGGATATGTATGGAACTAATGTCTACCTCATTCGACAAATTCTACAAATATGTATATTGTTCGTTAGATGACGTCATTCCAGAGGAAATATTAGGCAAAATCACATTAGCA ACCGTTAAAGCACTGAACCACTTAaaagaaaacttgaaaataattCACAGAG ACATCAAACCTTCCAACATTCTCATGGATCGTAACGGCAACATCAAGTTGTGTGACTTTGGCATCAGCGGCCAGCTGGTGGACTCAATAGCCAAGACCAGAGACGCAGGCTGCAGACCCTACATGGCG CCGGAGAGGATAGACCCCAGTGCTTCCAGACAAGGCTACGACGTCCGATCAGACGTGTGGAGTTTGGGGATAACCCTG TATGAGCTTGCCACCGGCAGGTTCCCCTACCCCAAGTGGAATAGTGTGTTTGATCAGCTGACCCAGGTGGTGAAGGGCGAGCCGCCCCAGCTCTGCAACTCTGAAGACAGGCAGTTCTCCCCCAAGTTCATCAACTTTGTCAACTTATG CCTTACAAAGGATGAGTCAAAACGGCCAAAGTACAAGGAGCTCCTG AAACACCCGTTCATCCTGATGTACGAGGAGAGGTGTGTGGATGTGGCCAGTTACGTGTGTCGCATCCTGGACCAGATCCCAGCGTCCCCCATCTCACCCATGTACCTGGACTGA